One part of the Trichocoleus desertorum ATA4-8-CV12 genome encodes these proteins:
- the gorA gene encoding glutathione-disulfide reductase, whose protein sequence is MTFDYDLFVIGAGSGGLAAAERATTYGARVAIAESATVGGTCVNHGCVPEKLLNYAASFADVFLDTVGYGWSVPPSQFDWPKFVQAKDQQIEKLHQVHQQHLDSGKVAIIPGQAVFTDAHTLQVGEQSITAARILIAVGAKWEQLPIPGAEHLITSRELFNLPELPQRLAIIGDTYIAVKSASSLNSLGSQVVQVVAQDSILADCDHDLATAVQTGLAQRGVSFRCQSQLLKVEHSSTGLDLTLSDRNETLTVDAVVVATQRHPKIQGLNLEAAGIQLTPQGTIAVDAYSRTTQPNIFAIGDCTPRTSLTPVAIASGRAMADTEFGPQPHAVDYNLIPVSVGFQPEAATVGLSEAQARARFGEAVQCYRTEIRPLSQKLIPRPEPGLLKLVIEGQSQRVVGAHLVSEHATEIIQCLAIAMRMGVTKSQLSQTVGLHPSIAEELVM, encoded by the coding sequence ATGACCTTTGACTACGATCTATTCGTCATTGGGGCGGGTTCTGGTGGTTTGGCGGCGGCTGAGCGAGCAACTACGTACGGAGCGCGGGTGGCGATCGCGGAATCAGCCACAGTGGGGGGAACCTGCGTCAATCATGGCTGTGTCCCGGAAAAGCTGCTGAACTACGCTGCTAGCTTTGCCGATGTTTTTTTGGATACAGTGGGATATGGCTGGAGTGTCCCACCCAGCCAATTTGATTGGCCAAAGTTTGTGCAGGCCAAAGACCAGCAAATTGAAAAGCTCCATCAAGTACATCAGCAGCATCTCGACTCTGGAAAAGTAGCGATCATTCCCGGTCAGGCCGTTTTTACGGATGCTCATACCTTACAGGTGGGGGAGCAGTCGATTACGGCAGCCAGAATTTTGATTGCGGTGGGAGCCAAGTGGGAGCAACTACCCATTCCAGGTGCAGAACATTTGATCACTTCCCGTGAGTTGTTTAACTTACCAGAGCTACCTCAACGGCTCGCCATCATCGGGGATACTTATATTGCGGTGAAGTCAGCTAGTAGCTTGAATAGCTTGGGTTCACAGGTAGTCCAAGTCGTTGCCCAAGATTCAATCTTGGCAGACTGCGATCACGATTTGGCTACAGCAGTGCAGACAGGTTTGGCTCAGCGCGGGGTCAGCTTTCGCTGTCAAAGTCAGCTATTAAAAGTAGAGCACAGTTCCACAGGTTTAGATCTGACCCTCTCCGATCGCAATGAAACCCTAACCGTTGATGCTGTAGTTGTCGCAACTCAACGCCACCCCAAAATTCAAGGCTTGAACCTGGAAGCAGCGGGAATTCAGCTCACACCTCAAGGCACGATCGCAGTAGACGCCTACAGTCGCACGACCCAACCCAATATCTTTGCGATCGGAGATTGCACGCCTAGAACTAGCCTCACACCCGTGGCGATCGCCTCTGGACGAGCGATGGCAGATACTGAATTTGGGCCACAACCTCACGCAGTCGATTACAACTTAATTCCGGTTTCAGTGGGTTTTCAGCCAGAGGCGGCAACGGTAGGGTTGAGTGAAGCTCAGGCACGAGCACGATTCGGTGAAGCGGTGCAGTGCTACCGAACCGAGATCCGACCCCTATCGCAGAAATTAATCCCTCGTCCTGAACCAGGACTGCTGAAACTAGTGATTGAAGGTCAATCCCAGCGAGTGGTGGGAGCACACTTAGTCAGTGAACATGCGACCGAAATCATTCAATGCCTAGCGATCGCCATGCGGATGGGGGTCACGAAATCCCAACTCAGTCAAACCGTAGGTCTACATCCCTCGATCGCTGAAGAATTGGTTATGTAA
- a CDS encoding flippase-like domain-containing protein encodes MKQIGARLKPYLRWVVLGGTLIFLAKALKDHWADVVAIRIEATGWLYLAIALSVTLIAHVWSGWVWGWILRELNQPVNDLWAIAVYLRTNIAKYLPGNIWHFYGRMQAATAAGISLGAATLSVLLEPLLMAAAALLIALAGNRTPNWGWQIVSLGVVLASVHPRILNLGIQLLSRLKGKATNSAATSSSLTITRYPLRPLLGEIVFVGIRGLGFLFTFFAISPLTSSQIPPLFSAFALAWLLGLVVPGAPGGIGVFEATAIALLNRQFSPGIILSVVALYRLISILAESIGAGFAYLQKTQKPGL; translated from the coding sequence ATGAAGCAAATTGGTGCCCGCCTCAAGCCTTACCTGCGTTGGGTTGTCCTAGGTGGTACCCTGATTTTTCTAGCCAAAGCCCTAAAGGATCATTGGGCAGATGTGGTCGCCATTCGCATAGAAGCCACAGGTTGGCTATATTTGGCGATCGCACTCAGTGTGACCTTAATAGCCCATGTTTGGTCAGGCTGGGTTTGGGGTTGGATTTTGCGCGAACTGAATCAGCCAGTCAATGACCTCTGGGCGATCGCGGTTTATCTACGAACCAATATTGCCAAGTACCTTCCCGGCAATATCTGGCATTTTTATGGACGCATGCAAGCGGCAACTGCGGCAGGCATTTCTCTGGGTGCAGCAACTTTAAGCGTCTTACTAGAGCCTCTCTTAATGGCGGCGGCAGCTCTACTCATTGCTTTAGCAGGAAATCGCACCCCTAATTGGGGTTGGCAAATCGTCAGCCTAGGGGTGGTGCTGGCAAGTGTTCACCCTAGAATTCTCAATTTAGGAATTCAATTACTTAGCCGCTTAAAAGGTAAAGCCACCAATTCAGCAGCTACTTCCTCTAGTCTCACCATTACTCGTTACCCGCTGCGACCGTTATTAGGAGAGATAGTTTTTGTGGGGATTCGAGGGCTGGGTTTCCTCTTTACCTTTTTCGCCATCAGTCCCCTGACTAGCAGCCAAATTCCTCCACTTTTCAGTGCCTTTGCTTTAGCTTGGCTGTTAGGGTTAGTCGTACCAGGGGCACCGGGAGGGATTGGCGTGTTTGAAGCCACGGCGATCGCTTTGCTAAATCGGCAATTTTCTCCAGGGATAATCTTGAGTGTGGTCGCTCTCTATCGGCTCATTAGTATCTTAGCTGAATCTATTGGAGCTGGATTTGCCTATCTTCAAAAAACCCAGAAGCCAGGATTGTAA